A stretch of the Carassius auratus strain Wakin unplaced genomic scaffold, ASM336829v1 scaf_tig00025369, whole genome shotgun sequence genome encodes the following:
- the LOC113078332 gene encoding adenosine receptor A3: protein MADGEKVIYTSLEVLIAVGCCLGNMLVIWAVWSCRALSQTTFCFVVSLAVADLLVGAVAVPFAVVVDGRLKTSFHCCLFISCVVIVLTQASVHSLLAIAVDRFLRVYNPLRYRGKVRKKHLWAAVTVCWLSAFILGIIPMFGWHKKDTTTAENSTITCHFITVIDMSYMVNFNFLACILTPTIIMMILYLLLFNMISRQLRKGVGSHTVKFFYQKERKLANSLALVLVLFAVCWLPLHIINTVNYYKVFNVPPVAFHIGILLSHANSAINPIVYAFKVPKIKMAYKRILMRLTSSEQKGDQSSQTLDNNVSSNSNSTARCSMKIKQKVVLISYQDG, encoded by the exons ATGGCTGATGGTGAGAAGGTGATCTATACTTCCCTGGAGGTGCTCATCGCTGTAGGATGCTGCCTGGGGAACATGCTGGTGATCTGGGCCGTGTGGTCGTGCCGTGCTTTGAGTCAGACGACGTTCTGTTTCGTTGTGTCTCTGGCGGTGGCTGATCTTCTGGTGGGGGCAGTTGCTGTGCCTTTCGCTGTGGTGGTTGATGGACGCTTGAAGACTAGTTTCCACTGCTGTCTCTTCATCAGTTGTGTGGTCATTGTGTTGACCCAGGCCTCTGTTCACTCCCTGCTGGCCATCGCTGTGGACCGCTTCCTGCGTGTTTATAACCCTCTCAG GTACAGAGGTAAAGTCAGAAAGAAGCACTTATGGGCCGCCGTCACTGTATGTTGGCTCTCTGCTTTTATACTAGGTATCATTCCCATGTTCGGATGGCACAAAAAAGACACCACAACCGCTGAAAACTCCACTATTACATGTCATTTCATAACAGTCATAGACATGTCCTACATGGTCAACTTCAACTTCCTCGCTTGCATCCTTACACCCACTATCATCATGATGATCCTGTACCTCTTACTCTTCAATATGATATCCAGACAGCTCAGAAAAGGAGTCGGGAGTCACACTGTGAAGTTTTTTTACCAAAAGGAGCGGAAACTGGCCAATTCTCTGGCTTTGGTTCTGGTTCTGTTTGCAGTTTGCTGGCTTCCTCTGCACATAATCAACACGGTGAATTACTACAAGGTTTTCAATGTTCCCCCTGTCGCCTTTCACATCGGCATCCTCCTTTCTCACGCCAACTCCGCCATTAACCCCATAGTGTACGCTTTCAAGGTCCCTAAGATTAAGATGGCATATAAACGCATCCTGATGAGGCTGACAAGCTCGGAGCAGAAAGGAGATCAGAGTAGCCAGACTTTGGATAACAACGTCAGCAGCAACTCGAACAGCACCGCCAGATGcagcatgaaaataaaacaaaaagtcgtTTTGATTTCATATCAGGACGGTTAG
- the LOC113078337 gene encoding adenosine receptor A1-like, whose translation MSSLRVTESWEKVDLMYISIEFTIALASVLGNVLVVLVVYMNQTLRDPTFCFIVSLALADIAVGVLVIPLAVVLSLGLSTLFYNCLFISCLLVIITQSSILSLFAIAVDRFLRVKIPTRYNITVTQRRAWVAVGLCWLISFLTGLVPMAGWHRTPPINVSTTAIKCQFTNVMCMDYMVYFNFFVWVVVPLTIMIGLYAEIFRVICRQLNRRAEATCDSSKYYHKELKLAKSLALVLFLFALCWLPLHIMNCIVFFCPTCNVPKGAFYFGIFMSHVNSALNPVVYAFRIQRFRDTLIQIIQRFMLCKTPSANLSQHDPGPITEKTQVQ comes from the exons ATGTCTTCACTCAGAGTAACTGAGAGTTGGGAGAAGGTGGACCTGATGTACATCTCTATCGAATTCACTATCGCTCTGGCGTCGGTGCTCGGGAACGTGCTGGTGGTCCTGGTGGTTTACATGAACCAGACTCTCAGAGACCCAACtttctgttttattgtttctCTGGCACTGGCTGATATTGCGGTCGGCGTTCTTGTCATTCCACTAGCGGTGGTCCTCAGCTTGGGTCTCAGCACACTGTTTTACAACTGCCTCTTCATTTCCTGCCTCCTCGTCATCATCACCCAAAGCTCAATATTGTCACTGTTTGCCATCGCCGTTGACCGCTTCCTACGCGTCAAAATCCCCACCAG GTATAACATCACTGTTACGCAGAGGCGGGCATGGGTAGCTGTGGGTTTGTGCTGGCTCATCTCATTTCTGACTGGTTTAGTGCCAATGGCTGGCTGGCACCGCACCCCACCCATAAATGTGAGCACGACAGCCATCAAATGCCAGTTCACCAACGTCATGTGCATGGATTATATGGTCTACTTCAACTTCTTTGTTTGGGTGGTGGTGCCCCTGACCATCATGATCGGCCTGTACGCCGAGATCTTCCGTGTGATCTGCCGCCAGCTCAACCGTCGAGCTGAGGCCACTTGCGACTCAAGCAAGTACTACCATAAAGAGCTGAAACTTGCAAAGTCGTTGGCGCTAGTTCTGTTTTTGTTTGCACTATGCTGGCTGCCATTGCATATTATGAACTGTATTGTGTTTTTTTGCCCCACATGCAACGTGCCCAAGGGTGCTTTTTACTTTGGCATCTTCATGTCACACGTCAACTCTGCACTCAACCCGGTGGTGTACGCCTTTCGCATCCAGCGCTTCCGTGATACACTGATTCAAATCATCCAGCGATTCATGCTCTGTAAAACCCCATCAGCCAACCTGAGCCAGCATGATCCTGGACCCATCACAGAGAAAACCCAAGTTCAGTAG
- the LOC113078331 gene encoding protein SYS1 homolog yields MGSHFRSYVWDPILIISQIILMQCIYYSFLGLWLAGVDGLVHTSRSLDQVFNYEVLGFSTTQGRLSMMAFILNSLTCALGLWFFIRRGKQCLDFTVTVHFFHMIGCWIYNAHLPAALSWWLVNVACMALMAVIGEYLCMRTELRAIPVNTAPKSNL; encoded by the exons ATGGGTAGTCATTTCCGCAGCTACGTCTGGGATCCGATCCTCATCATCTCCCAGATTATTCTCATGCAGTGCATCTACTACAGCTTCTTGGGTCTGTGGTTGGCTGGTGTTGATGGTTTGGTCCATACCAGTAGATCACTCGACCAGGTATTTAATTACGAG GTTCTTGGCTTTTCAACAACACAGGGTCGCTTGTCTATGATGGCATTCATTCTGAATTCTCTCACATG CGCTCTTGGCCTGTGGTTTTTCATCCGACGGGGAAAGCAGTGTCTGGACTTCACAGTGACAGTGCATTTCTTTCACATGATTGGCTGCTGGATCTATAACGCCCATCTTCCAGCCGCCCTGTCATGGTGGCTGGTCAACGTGGCCTGCATGGCCCTCATGGCGGTCATCGGCGAATACTTGTGCATGCGGACAGAGCTCAGAGCCATCCCTGTCAACACGGCACCTAAATCCAACCTATGA
- the LOC113078335 gene encoding U1 small nuclear ribonucleoprotein C-like encodes MPKFYCDYCDTYLTHDSPSVRKTHCSGRKHKENVKDYYQKWMEEQAQNLIDKTTAAFQQGKIPPTPFPGAPPPGGSLLPHPNISGPPRPGMLPAPPMGGPPMIPMMGPPPHGMMPGGPGPGMRPPMGGPMQMMPGPHMMRPPVRPMMQAIRPGMVRPDR; translated from the exons ATGCCGAA gttttattgtgattattgtgaCACATACCTGACACATGATTCG CCATCAGTCAGAAAGACACACTGCAGCGGACGGAAACATAAAGAAAACGTAAAAGATTATTATCAGAAATGGATGGAGGAGCAGGCTCAGAATCTCATCGACAAAACAA CGGCCGCTTTCCAGCAGGGTAAAATCCCCCCCACCCCGTTCCCAGGAGCCCCTCCACCTGGCGGATCTCTGCTACCACATCCAAATATTA GTGGACCTCCAAGACCGGGCATGCTGCCAGCTCCACCCATGGGTGGTCCTCCTATGATCCCTATGATGGGTCCCCCTCCTCACGGCATGATGCCTGGAGGACCAG GTCCAGGTATGCGGCCACCGATGGGTGGACCTATGCAAATGATGCCCGGGCCACACATGATGCGACCTCCCGTTCGGCCAATGATGCAGGCCATTAGACCTGGAATGGTGCGACCTGATCGATAA